From Streptomyces sp. NBC_00370, a single genomic window includes:
- a CDS encoding LamG-like jellyroll fold domain-containing protein, with protein sequence MQVSAEPVRVKQGSAWVDVDTDLKTDPSGMVVPAAAAAGLAFSGGGSGALASIEDGSRRYTVQSPWPLPRPTLVGPTATYAEVMPGVDLVVRATADGFSENLVVKTREAAENPELSTVRFPVTLAGVSVHDSGTGGAALVDDQGRPVFTTGTAVMYDSSSAGVAGAAAASRRKAASATSQTGSGGVVDGPEPGARTSVMDVDVTADSLTVTPDQSFLDDPDTTFPVVLDPQTTSSSLSGWTAVWSNSTSTSFWKTSHSLGVGYDAFVDNKKSRSLYQFDTHSLGGKKILSATFTALEEWSANCSKKDVELWRTGSISSSTTWAHQPAWSAQVDTVSAAKGYSSDCPGGNVSFNATSAVSYTAGKSASTTTLGLRADESDEIAWKQFSSPSDHKPTLSVSFVSKPSMPTGLKLADPLLACGASSSVAVNIRTLTPTLSAIVQSGDGSQSTLRPNFELYQYDPDIPDPKVASGSPSTYTTDGKSGTWKTPALKNGQTYWFKARTEYHYSFNGTSASLYSGWTTIGKCAFHIDTSKPVAPTVSSTDYPSCAAPDDPDSCADHGGVGAPGSFTIKTTSTDVTKYTYVLNDDKQMTKTVTAGSTSTALALAPDERGLNQLTVTAWDTAGNSSGSVTFYFKVAAGTPPTGEWSFDEGSGATAADSAGAHTATLSGGAGWSNQARVGSALTANGTTSYAAATGTGLDTTKSFTVSGWVRLTDNSHNSVAAAQAGTKGSSFALYYSTSYKAWIFNRYTTDSATPTIVRSISTASPLLNVWTHLTGVYDAQAQTIQLYVNGVAQGEPVPFTTPWKATGALQFARGQYGAAYSDYFTGQVDEIQMWNRVLSPQETADLEAETDPVTGSARPALAAEWSLNETSGLSAADSSGYGHPLTLGSGSTFVTDDAGEGTVLSADGTANGYASSPGPIVDSQGDFTLSAWARLDATSLADTTVAHTVAVAGQSGTKRDSWGLWYSQPAGSTQGWWVFGRSTADTTAATVVTVPADITAAQLVDPGDWSMLTGVYDGAHQQLLLYVNGVRQGSIGDSESDEGTGDGVAFDQPWQPSGAFSMGRGRLASGAYGNAGKVLIDNVRVWTGVMSDADIEQLYGAEVPIPL encoded by the coding sequence ATGCAGGTCAGTGCGGAGCCCGTCCGGGTGAAGCAGGGGTCGGCGTGGGTGGATGTGGACACCGACCTGAAGACGGACCCGTCGGGCATGGTCGTGCCGGCCGCCGCGGCCGCCGGCCTCGCGTTCTCGGGCGGAGGTTCCGGCGCCCTTGCCAGCATTGAGGACGGTTCCAGACGCTACACGGTGCAGTCCCCTTGGCCGCTGCCCCGCCCCACACTCGTCGGCCCCACGGCCACGTACGCCGAGGTGATGCCGGGTGTCGACTTGGTGGTGCGAGCTACCGCCGACGGGTTCAGTGAGAACTTGGTCGTCAAGACGCGGGAAGCGGCCGAAAATCCCGAGTTGTCCACCGTCCGCTTCCCCGTCACGCTCGCCGGGGTGTCGGTCCACGACTCCGGGACGGGCGGCGCGGCTCTGGTCGATGACCAGGGGCGCCCGGTGTTCACGACCGGCACGGCCGTCATGTACGACTCGTCGTCCGCCGGTGTGGCGGGTGCCGCCGCGGCGTCGAGAAGGAAGGCTGCCTCTGCCACGTCTCAGACAGGTTCGGGCGGTGTGGTCGACGGGCCGGAGCCGGGGGCGAGGACGTCGGTGATGGATGTCGATGTCACTGCGGACTCATTGACCGTCACGCCTGACCAAAGCTTCCTCGACGACCCGGACACCACCTTCCCGGTGGTGCTGGATCCGCAGACAACGAGCTCCTCGCTCTCCGGCTGGACAGCGGTGTGGTCGAACTCGACGTCCACGTCGTTCTGGAAGACGTCGCACTCACTCGGTGTGGGCTACGACGCGTTCGTCGACAACAAGAAGTCCCGCTCGCTCTACCAGTTCGACACGCACTCGCTGGGCGGCAAGAAGATTCTCTCGGCGACCTTCACGGCGCTCGAGGAGTGGTCGGCGAACTGCTCCAAGAAGGACGTCGAGTTGTGGCGGACCGGGAGCATCTCGTCGTCGACGACCTGGGCGCACCAGCCTGCTTGGTCCGCCCAGGTCGACACGGTGTCTGCGGCTAAGGGCTATTCCTCCGACTGCCCCGGTGGGAATGTTTCCTTCAACGCCACCTCGGCCGTGAGTTACACGGCGGGCAAGTCCGCGTCGACTACGACGCTCGGGCTCAGGGCTGATGAGTCCGATGAGATCGCGTGGAAGCAGTTCTCGTCCCCCAGCGATCACAAGCCCACCCTGTCGGTGTCGTTCGTGTCCAAGCCGAGCATGCCTACCGGGCTGAAGCTTGCGGATCCGTTGCTGGCTTGCGGTGCGAGCTCAAGCGTGGCGGTGAACATCCGGACGCTGACACCGACTCTGTCGGCAATCGTGCAGTCGGGTGATGGTTCGCAGTCCACCCTGCGGCCCAACTTCGAGCTCTATCAGTACGATCCGGATATCCCGGATCCGAAGGTTGCTTCCGGAAGCCCGTCGACCTACACGACGGACGGCAAGAGCGGCACCTGGAAGACCCCGGCGCTGAAGAACGGGCAGACGTATTGGTTCAAGGCGCGTACGGAGTACCACTACTCGTTCAACGGAACGTCCGCGTCGCTGTATTCGGGTTGGACGACCATCGGTAAGTGCGCCTTTCACATCGACACCAGTAAACCGGTCGCGCCGACGGTGTCCTCCACGGACTATCCCTCGTGTGCGGCTCCGGATGATCCGGACTCGTGTGCCGACCACGGCGGTGTCGGTGCGCCCGGTTCGTTCACGATCAAGACGACCAGCACGGACGTCACCAAGTACACCTACGTCCTCAACGACGACAAGCAGATGACAAAGACTGTCACGGCTGGATCCACCAGCACGGCGCTGGCGCTGGCTCCCGACGAACGCGGTCTCAACCAGCTCACCGTCACCGCTTGGGACACGGCGGGGAACTCGTCGGGCAGCGTCACGTTCTACTTCAAGGTCGCCGCAGGCACGCCCCCGACGGGAGAGTGGTCCTTCGACGAGGGCAGCGGCGCCACAGCTGCCGACAGCGCTGGCGCGCACACGGCCACGCTCAGCGGCGGTGCTGGCTGGTCGAACCAGGCGCGGGTCGGGTCGGCTCTCACGGCCAACGGCACCACGAGCTACGCGGCTGCGACAGGCACCGGGCTCGACACCACCAAGTCGTTCACCGTGTCCGGCTGGGTGCGTCTGACCGACAACTCGCACAACTCGGTCGCCGCCGCGCAGGCCGGTACCAAGGGGTCGTCGTTCGCGCTGTACTACTCCACTTCCTACAAGGCGTGGATTTTCAACAGGTACACGACTGATTCCGCGACACCCACCATCGTGCGGTCCATTTCGACGGCGAGCCCGCTGTTGAATGTATGGACCCATCTGACAGGCGTCTATGACGCCCAGGCACAGACCATCCAGTTGTACGTCAACGGTGTCGCCCAGGGCGAACCAGTGCCGTTCACCACCCCGTGGAAGGCGACCGGGGCATTGCAGTTCGCCCGCGGTCAGTACGGGGCGGCGTACTCGGACTACTTCACCGGCCAGGTCGACGAGATCCAGATGTGGAACCGTGTCCTGTCCCCGCAGGAGACAGCCGACCTCGAAGCGGAAACGGATCCCGTCACCGGTTCGGCGCGCCCCGCACTGGCAGCCGAGTGGTCGCTGAACGAGACCAGCGGCCTCAGCGCGGCCGACTCGTCCGGGTACGGGCACCCCCTCACCTTGGGATCCGGATCGACGTTCGTCACCGACGACGCGGGCGAGGGAACGGTCCTGTCGGCAGACGGAACCGCGAACGGTTACGCATCCTCGCCGGGGCCGATCGTCGACTCGCAGGGCGACTTCACACTCTCCGCATGGGCAAGGCTGGACGCGACGTCTTTGGCCGACACGACGGTGGCGCACACCGTGGCAGTCGCCGGCCAGTCCGGCACGAAACGTGATTCGTGGGGCCTGTGGTACAGCCAGCCCGCGGGGTCCACTCAGGGATGGTGGGTCTTCGGCCGCAGCACGGCGGACACCACCGCCGCGACAGTGGTGACCGTACCGGCCGACATCACCGCGGCGCAGCTCGTCGACCCGGGCGACTGGTCCATGCTGACCGGGGTCTACGACGGAGCGCACCAGCAGTTGCTCCTGTACGTCAACGGGGTACGCCAGGGGTCGATCGGCGATTCCGAAAGCGATGAGGGCACCGGTGACGGGGTCGCGTTCGACCAGCCGTGGCAGCCGTCGGGAGCATTCTCCATGGGGCGGGGGCGCCTGGCGAGCGGCGCCTACGGGAACGCCGGGAAGGTCCTCATCGACAACGTGCGGGTGTGGACCGGCGTGATGTCGGACGCGGACATCGAGCAGCTCTACGGCGCCGAAGTGCCCATTCCGCTGTAG
- a CDS encoding PASTA domain-containing protein, which produces MNPYNSPTPVPAPSHPWWKTTPALLGLLALVALLSAFSLALGFLVMIAAVVAVWVLSPWRWFARICATFGALLLLTVGAGLGGQLDDSGTGKADAKTGDEVRASGKAVSVSPSASRPAKAADYTGRPLNEAEKEARSAGYAAINHDAADEDRVIILRSGWTVCFQSSDAAAKTIDFAAVRSSEPCPERDGGPLPWPKMPNVVGATYNKAVEDLKQAGVDLDRVTLDDVYLDIDTPTAEEAAEDGDDWRVCFQSPDKGTMADSATTVRLDLGQWTDADLVRHCPSEKDTTYKIPANDPDYDDDSDSDSSTDRDSTAPHSDSSSSGSSTGGGTSVGTVHPGSFCSPPGATGVSRAGTPMVCGPGSDGRNRWHSA; this is translated from the coding sequence ATGAACCCGTACAACTCTCCAACCCCAGTCCCCGCCCCGTCCCACCCCTGGTGGAAGACGACACCAGCCTTGCTCGGCCTGCTCGCGCTGGTCGCCCTGCTCAGTGCGTTCAGTCTCGCCCTGGGTTTCCTGGTGATGATCGCCGCCGTGGTGGCCGTGTGGGTGCTGTCACCGTGGCGCTGGTTCGCGCGGATCTGCGCGACGTTCGGTGCCCTACTGCTCCTGACGGTCGGCGCCGGCCTGGGTGGACAGCTCGACGACAGCGGGACAGGCAAGGCCGATGCCAAGACGGGCGACGAGGTCCGCGCGAGCGGCAAAGCCGTCTCCGTGTCACCGAGCGCGTCCAGGCCCGCCAAGGCCGCTGACTACACCGGTCGGCCGCTGAACGAGGCGGAGAAGGAAGCGCGCTCCGCCGGTTACGCGGCCATCAACCATGATGCGGCTGACGAGGATCGCGTGATCATCCTGCGGTCAGGATGGACCGTGTGCTTCCAGAGTTCCGACGCTGCCGCGAAGACCATCGACTTCGCGGCCGTCAGGAGCTCGGAGCCGTGCCCCGAGAGGGACGGCGGCCCGCTCCCCTGGCCGAAGATGCCGAATGTCGTCGGCGCCACCTACAACAAGGCCGTCGAGGATCTGAAGCAAGCCGGTGTCGACCTCGACCGCGTCACGCTCGACGACGTCTACCTCGACATCGACACTCCGACCGCCGAAGAAGCCGCGGAGGACGGCGACGACTGGCGGGTGTGTTTCCAGTCCCCGGACAAGGGAACCATGGCCGACTCCGCCACCACGGTCCGCCTCGATCTGGGCCAGTGGACCGACGCCGACCTCGTGCGGCATTGCCCGTCGGAGAAGGACACGACCTACAAGATCCCGGCCAACGACCCCGACTACGACGACGACAGCGACAGCGACAGCAGCACGGACCGCGACAGCACTGCCCCGCACAGCGACTCCTCATCCTCCGGCAGCTCGACCGGCGGCGGCACGAGCGTGGGCACGGTCCACCCCGGCTCGTTCTGCTCCCCACCCGGAGCGACCGGCGTCAGCCGGGCAGGGACCCCCATGGTCTGCGGTCCCGGGTCCGACGGCCGCAACCGCTGGCATAGTGCCTGA
- a CDS encoding C39 family peptidase, which produces MPDHPFPTITQYASPDLIAAFAYQGRAHGDDPRWAESGAPDLDTYGRWCGHMCGIACLRMALLARTGDAPTLFELLDGARKYGAYTEDPDTGVICGLIYAPFAQYVEDVHPVRAEVHPTLTTDDLLALLDDGRLVMASVHKEIRRPENPAAGKGGHLVLVTGRHGDTVHFRNPSGHTGQARTASLPAAEFDEFFGSRGVSLT; this is translated from the coding sequence GTGCCTGATCACCCGTTCCCCACCATCACGCAGTACGCCAGCCCGGATCTGATCGCCGCCTTCGCCTACCAGGGCCGCGCCCATGGAGACGACCCGCGCTGGGCCGAGTCCGGCGCCCCCGACCTCGACACCTACGGCCGGTGGTGCGGCCACATGTGCGGCATCGCCTGCCTGCGCATGGCCCTCCTCGCCCGAACCGGCGACGCACCTACCCTGTTCGAACTCCTTGACGGCGCCCGGAAGTACGGCGCGTACACCGAGGACCCGGACACCGGAGTGATCTGCGGCCTGATCTACGCCCCCTTCGCCCAGTACGTAGAGGATGTCCATCCCGTGCGTGCGGAGGTACACCCGACTCTGACCACCGATGATCTGCTCGCTCTGCTTGACGACGGCCGGCTGGTGATGGCCTCCGTGCACAAGGAGATCCGCCGTCCCGAGAACCCCGCCGCAGGCAAAGGCGGCCACCTTGTCCTCGTCACCGGGCGCCATGGCGACACGGTCCACTTCCGCAACCCATCCGGACACACCGGGCAGGCCCGTACTGCGAGCCTCCCCGCAGCGGAGTTCGACGAGTTCTTCGGTAGCCGTGGCGTGTCCCTGACCTGA
- a CDS encoding pyridoxal-phosphate dependent enzyme, with translation MARLNPSPAGSLHPPASLTITIGGSSTCHWPAETSRSTTPRSWAAVTDHPEIETLVVPVGGGGLAAGTATIAKHLHPGIKVIGVEPQEGADTLLSLRCGQRIALPEAPATIGDGFGHSSLSPLTWAVSFRLLDAVVIVADRRVTTAMAFAFRHLKVVAESSGVCALPRSLAASCPTNRG, from the coding sequence ATGGCACGACTGAATCCTTCGCCCGCCGGATCGTTGCACCCGCCAGCATCGCTGACAATCACGATAGGCGGGTCCTCGACCTGCCACTGGCCAGCGGAGACGAGCCGTTCAACGACCCCTCGGAGCTGGGCGGCGGTCACCGACCACCCCGAGATCGAGACCCTTGTCGTCCCCGTCGGCGGCGGCGGCCTTGCCGCCGGAACCGCCACCATCGCCAAGCACCTCCACCCCGGCATCAAAGTCATCGGCGTGGAGCCACAGGAGGGAGCCGACACCCTGCTCTCCCTACGCTGCGGCCAGCGCATCGCCCTCCCCGAAGCACCCGCCACCATCGGCGACGGCTTCGGGCACAGCAGCCTCTCACCGCTGACCTGGGCCGTCAGCTTCCGGCTGCTCGACGCGGTGGTGATCGTCGCCGACAGGCGCGTCACCACCGCCATGGCATTCGCGTTCCGGCACCTGAAGGTTGTCGCCGAGTCGAGCGGCGTCTGCGCCCTGCCACGGTCCTTGGCGGCCTCGTGCCCCACGAATCGGGGATGA
- a CDS encoding DUF262 domain-containing protein codes for MGADEIRSQGFNLNELFRDVTYEIDYYQRDYTWGDEEVHTLLRDLCDSFKHWLGDSAYRRRPHTAPQYFLGPFVYHEPSKKRRFLVDGQQRFVTLHLLFLQLRLSAREAGDTHTVDQLNRVITTDGKHFSVGITDHDPVLQAVSEGRKYEAGAGDSLSRRNLWARGQQIESQLAEELDAENLHPFTEWLLTRVVLVGIRAAGPDHGYRMFETMNDRGARLTTVDLLKSHLLSNVGSAEDQLNTQWQEMLRELSTDRDDPQAASRFIKAYLLARCAREDCDEDRRQITTNLNVWVRHNAEYLGLTPGRPDHFLNFVQNLLKTARLYRPVLAATRTLKMDGDRLETVLFNERNGLGVQSVAVLAAIAPDDRPSDAKDKARLVASYIDRWYALRILQDLPVQSADADALVHTELVPLLRGCRTVADVASTLGDLAQHNGNPVREAITLGLRGNNAHQIRYLLARATAYADEACKKPFDVLAYLDRDQFHIEHLWANHHHRVAGDIPDPVVFRSRRNQLGGLGLLRGRENSSINDLPFHDKSRLYARNNVLLGVLAPQYDRRNPELRDFIKAHQLDKHMRAFGPTETMTTVIETRQELYLRLFEHIWKPERLGLPVSAAVAPPGPDAGQPVARPRQAPPRRRAASGRRTDVARMIDAQVLTAGTRIVLTYRATEHWATIDANGGIILAATGGTPYGRADEAGAVARGTKTCQGMNEWHIEEENGVRVSLRTIRDRAAAAGAL; via the coding sequence GTGGGCGCGGACGAGATCAGGTCTCAGGGATTCAACCTGAACGAACTGTTCCGTGACGTGACGTATGAGATCGACTACTACCAGCGTGACTACACCTGGGGTGACGAAGAAGTCCACACCCTGTTGCGGGATTTGTGCGATTCGTTCAAGCACTGGTTGGGCGACTCCGCGTACCGGCGCCGCCCCCACACCGCGCCGCAGTACTTCCTCGGCCCCTTCGTCTACCACGAGCCGTCGAAAAAGCGCCGTTTCCTCGTCGATGGTCAGCAGCGCTTCGTCACTTTGCACCTGCTCTTTTTGCAGCTGAGACTGTCGGCCCGGGAGGCCGGTGACACGCACACCGTCGACCAGCTCAACCGTGTCATCACGACCGACGGGAAGCACTTCAGCGTCGGCATCACCGACCACGACCCCGTCCTGCAAGCCGTCAGCGAGGGCCGCAAATACGAGGCCGGCGCGGGGGACTCCCTCTCCCGCCGCAATCTGTGGGCACGCGGCCAGCAGATTGAATCCCAGCTCGCCGAGGAACTCGACGCCGAGAACCTCCACCCCTTCACCGAATGGCTCCTGACACGCGTGGTCCTGGTAGGCATCCGCGCGGCAGGCCCCGACCACGGCTACCGCATGTTCGAGACGATGAATGACCGCGGCGCCCGCCTCACCACCGTCGACCTCCTCAAGAGCCATCTGCTGTCCAACGTCGGCTCCGCTGAAGATCAGCTGAACACCCAGTGGCAGGAGATGCTGCGGGAACTCTCCACCGACCGAGATGACCCCCAGGCGGCATCGCGCTTCATCAAGGCCTACCTCCTTGCCCGCTGCGCGCGCGAGGACTGCGACGAGGACCGTCGCCAGATCACTACCAACCTCAACGTGTGGGTACGCCATAACGCGGAGTACCTCGGCCTGACCCCGGGACGACCCGACCACTTCCTCAACTTCGTACAGAATCTGCTGAAGACGGCGCGGCTGTACAGGCCCGTCCTCGCCGCCACCCGCACCTTGAAGATGGACGGCGACCGCCTGGAGACGGTGCTGTTCAACGAGCGCAACGGCCTCGGCGTCCAGTCCGTGGCCGTGCTCGCTGCCATCGCCCCCGACGACCGGCCCAGCGACGCCAAGGACAAGGCCCGCCTCGTCGCCTCCTACATCGACCGCTGGTACGCCCTGCGGATCCTGCAGGACCTGCCCGTCCAGTCCGCCGACGCCGACGCCCTGGTCCACACCGAGCTCGTCCCTCTCCTGCGCGGCTGCCGCACCGTCGCCGACGTCGCCTCCACACTAGGCGACCTCGCCCAGCACAACGGGAACCCGGTGCGCGAAGCAATCACCCTGGGCCTGAGAGGCAACAACGCCCATCAGATCCGCTATCTCCTCGCCCGCGCCACCGCTTACGCCGACGAGGCCTGCAAAAAGCCCTTCGACGTCCTCGCCTACCTCGACCGCGACCAGTTCCACATAGAACACCTGTGGGCCAACCACCACCATCGCGTCGCCGGTGATATCCCTGACCCGGTCGTCTTCCGCAGCCGCCGCAACCAACTCGGTGGCCTCGGCCTGCTGAGGGGCCGCGAGAACTCCAGCATCAATGACCTCCCCTTCCACGACAAGAGCCGCCTCTACGCCCGCAACAACGTCCTCCTGGGCGTCCTGGCCCCTCAATACGATCGCCGCAACCCTGAACTACGCGACTTCATCAAGGCACACCAACTCGACAAGCACATGCGGGCCTTCGGGCCGACAGAGACTATGACCACGGTCATCGAGACCCGGCAGGAGCTGTATCTGCGCCTGTTCGAACACATCTGGAAACCCGAACGCCTGGGGTTGCCCGTCTCTGCTGCCGTTGCACCTCCGGGGCCTGACGCCGGCCAGCCGGTCGCCCGTCCGCGCCAGGCCCCTCCGCGGCGCAGAGCGGCTTCTGGCCGACGCACCGACGTGGCCAGGATGATCGACGCCCAAGTTTTGACAGCCGGCACCCGGATCGTGCTCACCTACCGCGCCACCGAGCACTGGGCCACCATCGACGCGAACGGCGGCATCATCCTCGCCGCGACCGGAGGCACACCCTACGGCCGGGCCGACGAGGCCGGGGCTGTCGCCCGCGGCACCAAGACCTGCCAAGGAATGAACGAATGGCACATCGAAGAAGAGAACGGAGTACGCGTCAGCCTGCGGACCATCCGCGACCGCGCGGCGGCGGCCGGCGCGCTGTAG
- a CDS encoding NUDIX hydrolase, with protein sequence MTPHLARPVIDTHVIVRDGDKMLFSQRGGPYGHGRWHMPSGKLDQGESLSAGAARELLEETGLTVDPDHLSLVHIVHHHQDNTIQRIGFFFLATEWNGEPVNREPAKCLALEWFSVHELPHDIIEYPNEGLTGYLNGDGGLTEHG encoded by the coding sequence ATGACTCCGCACCTCGCGCGCCCCGTCATCGACACCCACGTCATCGTCCGCGACGGCGACAAAATGCTCTTCTCCCAGCGCGGCGGCCCCTACGGCCACGGCCGCTGGCATATGCCGTCGGGCAAACTCGACCAAGGCGAGTCCCTCAGCGCCGGAGCCGCGCGCGAACTGCTGGAAGAGACCGGTCTCACCGTCGACCCCGACCACCTGAGCCTGGTCCACATCGTCCATCACCACCAGGACAACACCATCCAGCGGATCGGATTCTTCTTCCTCGCCACCGAGTGGAACGGGGAGCCCGTCAACCGCGAACCCGCAAAATGCCTCGCCCTGGAATGGTTCAGCGTCCACGAACTGCCCCACGACATCATCGAATACCCAAACGAAGGCCTCACCGGCTACCTGAACGGTGATGGCGGCCTGACAGAACACGGCTGA
- a CDS encoding GNAT family N-acetyltransferase, whose amino-acid sequence MCAADAGRQHPDASRLIQALRAEQLGLYGFADDPDTTPEADFDPPGLFLIAHFGEEAVGCGGVRGHGISGYLLERLERHAASRGASRMVLETGRRNTAALALYHRTGYVPCSSYVAARDPRVNRATTRCSRSVMPERYSLIRRVHPYEVQPGLRAVRPA is encoded by the coding sequence GTGTGTGCTGCTGACGCGGGTCGACAACACCCGGACGCCAGCCGCCTGATCCAGGCTCTCCGCGCCGAACAGCTCGGCCTGTACGGCTTCGCCGACGACCCGGACACCACCCCCGAGGCGGACTTCGACCCGCCCGGGCTGTTCCTCATCGCCCACTTCGGCGAAGAGGCGGTCGGGTGCGGAGGCGTACGCGGCCACGGAATCAGCGGGTACCTCCTCGAACGACTCGAACGGCATGCCGCTAGCCGCGGGGCATCGCGGATGGTGCTGGAGACCGGGCGGCGCAACACCGCCGCCCTAGCCCTCTATCACCGCACCGGTTACGTGCCCTGCTCCTCCTACGTCGCCGCACGCGACCCCCGAGTCAACCGGGCGACGACACGATGCTCGCGTTCGGTCATGCCGGAACGCTACTCACTGATCCGTCGCGTGCATCCCTACGAGGTCCAGCCCGGACTACGTGCGGTTCGACCTGCGTGA
- a CDS encoding helix-turn-helix transcriptional regulator encodes MDVRDSFGPALRQRRMAAGVSLTVLAGQTHYSKGYLSRVETGGRRPTVALARRCDAALGAEGELAALVPPDRADAGPTAPAPGIQSIVGLDIHAGLEADAGNDDEIWIMGMGRGGSIWFQPADRRQAVGIGAASLLSLGLAAPGASTPKGLDAETMVSTFAELFPLVRRLGQRASPAAVLPSLIAQTHTLQTVAEHADGRWRSESYLLASRYAEYAGWMAQEAGRDDMAMWWTDRAVVLAKRGGDLELAAYGLVRHALIRMNAGDALATIALAQRAQTAPAAGPRVRGLAALREAQGHALAGAYGECRHALDRARSLLDDSAGDEATRVLGTSSGGDPVSLATAGCLYDLGRPAEAAEMFDRELSAIPDESRRLKTRWETRQTLARAAAGDIDHACALLRELLPGFAATASRSTRTDLVALARVLARRCDQPAVRDVYPLLTSMLHTPHPDDRSSGS; translated from the coding sequence GTGGACGTCAGGGATTCCTTCGGACCAGCGCTTCGGCAGCGCCGGATGGCGGCCGGTGTTTCACTAACCGTGCTGGCCGGCCAAACCCACTACAGCAAGGGCTACTTGAGCCGCGTGGAGACCGGGGGCAGGCGGCCCACGGTAGCGCTGGCTCGCCGCTGCGATGCGGCCCTGGGCGCCGAGGGCGAACTGGCCGCCCTCGTCCCCCCGGACCGCGCCGACGCCGGACCGACGGCTCCAGCACCGGGCATCCAGAGCATCGTGGGCCTCGACATCCACGCGGGCCTCGAAGCCGACGCAGGCAACGACGACGAGATATGGATCATGGGCATGGGGCGAGGCGGTTCGATCTGGTTTCAACCCGCCGACCGGCGGCAGGCAGTCGGCATCGGCGCGGCCTCCCTGCTGTCGCTCGGCTTGGCGGCCCCCGGGGCGTCGACACCGAAAGGGCTGGACGCGGAGACCATGGTGTCCACGTTCGCCGAACTCTTCCCGCTCGTGCGGCGCCTGGGCCAGCGGGCGAGTCCCGCCGCCGTCCTGCCCTCGCTCATCGCCCAGACCCACACCCTCCAGACGGTCGCCGAACACGCCGACGGCCGTTGGCGGTCGGAGAGCTACCTGCTTGCCTCCCGCTATGCCGAGTACGCGGGCTGGATGGCGCAGGAGGCCGGACGCGACGACATGGCGATGTGGTGGACCGACCGGGCCGTGGTCCTCGCCAAACGGGGCGGCGACCTCGAACTCGCCGCCTACGGACTCGTCCGCCACGCCCTGATCAGGATGAACGCCGGCGACGCCCTGGCCACGATCGCCCTGGCCCAGCGGGCCCAGACGGCACCTGCGGCAGGCCCCCGGGTCCGGGGACTGGCCGCCCTGCGCGAGGCACAGGGACACGCACTGGCCGGCGCCTACGGGGAGTGCCGGCATGCGCTGGACCGGGCACGCTCTCTGCTCGACGACTCTGCAGGCGACGAAGCCACCCGCGTCCTGGGCACGTCGAGCGGCGGGGATCCGGTGTCGCTGGCAACCGCCGGATGCCTGTACGACCTCGGCAGGCCCGCCGAGGCGGCCGAGATGTTCGACCGGGAACTGAGCGCCATACCCGACGAGTCCCGTCGGCTCAAGACCCGTTGGGAGACCCGGCAGACTCTCGCGCGGGCGGCCGCGGGGGACATCGACCACGCCTGTGCGCTGCTGCGTGAGCTCCTCCCCGGTTTCGCCGCCACCGCTTCCCGGAGCACACGGACCGATCTCGTGGCCCTCGCCCGTGTGTTGGCCCGCCGCTGCGACCAGCCCGCGGTGCGGGACGTGTACCCCCTGCTCACCTCGATGCTGCACACCCCGCATCCCGACGACCGTTCGAGTGGATCATGA